A single region of the Apodemus sylvaticus chromosome 7, mApoSyl1.1, whole genome shotgun sequence genome encodes:
- the LOC127689205 gene encoding prostate and testis expressed protein 14-like, translating into MGKYLLLLLVGIFLLVGFLQALKCVHCGMFSSSGICETGETSCEAINNNKCALLLRYKDGKFQYGFQGCLGTCFNYTKISKNVIMEYKCCDHKNFCNRP; encoded by the exons ATGGGAAAGTACCTCTTGCTGCTACTCGTGGGTATCTTTTTGCTGGTGGGCTTTCTGCAAG CACTGAAATGTGTCCACTGTGGAATGTTTAGCTCTTCTGGGATTTGTGAGACAGGAGaaacctcctgtgaggctataaataataataagtgtGCTTTATTGCTACGCTATAAAG aTGGCAAATTCCAATATGGCTTCCAGGGATGTCTTGGAACGTGCTTCAATTATACCAAGATCAGCAAAAATGTGATAATGGAATATaaatgttgtgatcataaaaatttTTGTAATAGGCCTTAA